One window of Candidatus Paceibacterota bacterium genomic DNA carries:
- a CDS encoding 2-C-methyl-D-erythritol 4-phosphate cytidylyltransferase, with translation MTTSHKNISAILLAAGTGERMGKIFKQFTEAAGFPVLHYSLKSVRDSTQINRIVIVTHPDKFAKTHEIVSKYNMSTPVDIIEGGRTRRESALRGLEHLTGTDTDMVILHDVSRPLITKEMVLAVVEEVSTHKADGAVVGIPAIDLLFQTDPDGYISQAFDKNSFCYGHTPQCFPFEELLKAHHNVPKERLEDVDNVELMKRNRKDVKIRVLRDFHKNHKLTYPHDIDIIESLLKNSDDRGV, from the coding sequence ATGACCACATCACATAAAAATATCTCGGCAATCCTTCTTGCCGCCGGCACTGGCGAACGAATGGGTAAAATATTCAAGCAATTCACAGAAGCGGCTGGCTTCCCTGTGCTACATTACTCTCTAAAGAGCGTCCGGGATTCTACACAGATCAACCGTATTGTAATCGTCACACACCCTGACAAGTTTGCGAAAACGCACGAAATAGTTTCAAAATATAATATGAGTACCCCAGTAGATATCATAGAGGGAGGAAGAACACGAAGAGAGTCCGCACTCCGTGGACTTGAACACTTAACGGGTACTGACACTGACATGGTTATATTACATGACGTGAGTAGGCCTCTTATAACAAAAGAGATGGTACTCGCGGTTGTAGAAGAGGTTTCCACACACAAAGCCGATGGTGCTGTGGTTGGGATCCCCGCAATCGATCTCCTCTTTCAAACCGACCCTGACGGATATATCTCTCAAGCTTTTGATAAGAATTCCTTCTGTTACGGACATACTCCGCAATGTTTCCCATTTGAAGAACTCTTAAAGGCGCACCACAATGTTCCCAAAGAGAGGCTTGAAGATGTTGATAATGTAGAGTTAATGAAGAGAAACCGAAAGGATGTGAAGATCCGTGTTCTTAGAGATTTCCACAAAAACCACAAACTTACCTATCCTCACGATATTGATATTATCGAATCACTGCTTAAGAACTCGGACGACAGAGGCGTCTAA